In Phaeobacter inhibens DSM 16374, the following proteins share a genomic window:
- a CDS encoding M23 family metallopeptidase — MRTRLAIKIHAFLERRFPERRVFLKSDSDTRFIRLRSETQLIAFAGMALLVAWSIVATAIVLMDSIGSGNFREQAKRDQMTYRARLNALSGERDDRAAEALAAQERFNAALTQISSMQSELLASETRRRELETGIEVIQTTLRQTMKERETARDALVALKQETAADSPAQMMAVSAPVQMEFMADALAETAAQRDQIEANAQSALEQRDALELELRLLDERNDQIFRQLEEAMEVSVAPLDKMFRSAGMPTDRILEQVRRGYSGQGGPLSPLALSTRGEEPTREELRANNLLHQMNQLNLYRLAAQKAPFASPVNLNLVRRSSGFGYRRDPKTGGRRLHKGSDFAGRTGTDIFATADGVVTHAGWQSGYGKLVTIQHAFGIETKYAHNSNIRVKVGQRVSRGDHISDMGNTGRSTGTHLHYEVRVNGNPVNPMIYIKAARNVF; from the coding sequence GTGCGGACACGTCTGGCAATCAAAATTCACGCATTTCTCGAACGCCGGTTTCCGGAACGGCGGGTGTTCCTCAAGTCTGACTCAGATACACGTTTCATTCGGCTCCGGTCCGAAACCCAGCTCATCGCCTTTGCGGGCATGGCGCTGCTGGTGGCCTGGTCTATTGTTGCCACTGCGATTGTTCTGATGGACAGCATCGGCTCCGGCAATTTCCGGGAACAGGCCAAGCGCGATCAGATGACCTACCGCGCCCGCCTGAATGCGCTGTCAGGCGAACGCGACGATCGCGCCGCCGAGGCGCTGGCCGCTCAGGAACGGTTCAACGCCGCCCTGACGCAGATCTCCTCCATGCAATCGGAACTGCTCGCGTCAGAGACCCGTCGCCGCGAACTCGAAACCGGTATCGAGGTGATTCAGACCACGCTGCGCCAGACCATGAAGGAACGCGAAACCGCCCGCGACGCACTGGTGGCGCTGAAGCAGGAAACCGCCGCCGACAGCCCCGCCCAGATGATGGCCGTCAGCGCTCCGGTTCAGATGGAATTCATGGCCGACGCGCTGGCCGAAACCGCCGCACAGCGCGACCAGATTGAGGCCAACGCCCAATCCGCGCTTGAGCAGCGCGACGCGCTTGAACTGGAACTGCGTCTGCTGGATGAACGCAACGATCAGATCTTCCGCCAGCTGGAAGAGGCGATGGAAGTGTCTGTCGCACCGCTCGACAAAATGTTCCGCAGCGCCGGAATGCCCACCGACCGTATTCTGGAACAGGTACGGCGCGGATATAGCGGTCAGGGCGGTCCGCTCAGCCCTTTAGCCCTGTCCACGCGCGGTGAGGAACCCACCCGCGAGGAGCTGCGCGCCAATAACCTGCTGCATCAGATGAATCAGCTGAACCTCTATCGGCTGGCCGCGCAAAAGGCGCCCTTTGCCTCGCCGGTGAACCTCAATCTGGTGCGCCGCAGCTCCGGCTTCGGCTATCGCCGTGACCCCAAAACAGGCGGTCGCCGCCTGCACAAGGGCTCCGATTTCGCTGGCCGCACCGGCACCGATATCTTTGCCACCGCTGATGGGGTTGTGACCCATGCGGGCTGGCAATCCGGCTACGGAAAACTTGTTACAATTCAACATGCCTTTGGCATTGAGACGAAATATGCCCATAACTCCAACATCCGCGTCAAGGTCGGTCAAAGGGTCTCGCGCGGCGATCACATCAGTGATATGGGTAACACCGGACGGTCCACCGGGACCCACCTCCACTACGAGGTTCGGGTCAATGGCAACCCCGTAAACCCGATGATCTATATCAAGGCTGCGAGAAATGTTTTCTAA
- a CDS encoding YhdP family protein gives MAVAKAVPPPDGPGFLGPDEEAPEVTAAPEGEEAEAERIMQDEAVPVPVPGPRASDGISAGDLVKPADEDAETVAAAVSQPASDVRAKPKPRILPRILPRILRRMLRSAAITAVVLALLASGVVFLGLGTRLDAPDWLRDRVERRIERHLGGLSIEFGAIHLVVNRGWRPRISLRDVTLRDETGARVARLADAQASLAMRPLLRGQIRPKTIMLSGLYGTLRRDNSGGLALSLAEGEAPLRQAATLPALIEQWDRQLELPVLSALVEVETDALTLRYEDARLGRVWTLDGGSIRMNRSGQDIELAAGFSLLSGRDYVGTVEANYSSAIGDKAAEFGVLVNSVASKDIAAQSAALGWLDVLDAPISGSLRGAISSEGALLPVSASLQIGEGVIQPTAATRPVPITGAQSYFTYLPDRQELRFNELSVNSGWGSGTMEGRARLIGVENGQLTDLVGQLRFQGLSLNPAKLYDTPLDLAGVTADFKLEMAPFRLRLGEMLVRDGETRILLDGEISAGQTGWDYALNGRANRMTAERLKEVWPAAAPPKPREWVRDNLLGGYARDVNFAMRGSGTAKPFVYLDLAFEDAAVKFQKSLPPLREAAGQFSLYGNRLVVMATKGWVTADQGGRVDAAGTSFIIPDTSVKDGAPGIARIEASGPVTAALSLLNRPPLSVMDKAGLPVDLASGQVALSGTLSLPLRKGVTPEEITYHYRGRIRDAASAVLVPGESLSAEVLGLSGDQGHVQIEGDGALSGVPGSLVWRQAVGPAVERASAAAGQAPPVRVKGTIELSQDTVDRFDIGLPAGSVFGRGVGRYEVVIDKGVAPKLTLESDLSGLGLRIPALSWRLSEATTGQLRMRATLGETPRVEALSLEGAGLQASGNVTLAPGGGLSRALFDRVELRNWFRGAVELVGRGTRAPGINIRSGVLDLRQMPDGSGGSGSSGGSSGGSGPINLQLDRMQVTDSIALTGFRGRFSTTGGLNGNFTAALNGQTGVNGVVVPKDGGFATRIQSQDAGGVFRAAGVLRHGSGGTFDMSLVPAPGAPGEYDGQIEVKNTRIKDAPSMAALLNAVSVVGLIDALAGQGILFTTVEAKFRLGATHLIVHESSAVGPSIGLSMDGNYDLERSVLNMRGVISPIYLLNAVGRVFTRKGEGLIGFAFTLKGAADDPRVQVNPLSGLAPGIFRELFRGPAPSLPGEEPPSTVVPRAERERPPYSVSPGEDR, from the coding sequence GTGGCTGTCGCAAAGGCGGTGCCGCCGCCGGACGGGCCGGGGTTTCTGGGGCCGGATGAGGAGGCGCCGGAGGTGACCGCAGCGCCCGAAGGGGAAGAGGCCGAGGCGGAACGCATAATGCAGGACGAGGCGGTGCCGGTGCCGGTTCCGGGGCCACGGGCGTCCGATGGCATTTCCGCCGGGGATCTCGTCAAACCTGCTGACGAGGATGCAGAGACAGTGGCCGCTGCAGTGTCACAACCCGCTTCGGATGTCAGAGCCAAACCGAAGCCCCGCATCCTGCCCCGCATCCTGCCCCGCATCCTGCGCCGGATGCTGCGCAGTGCAGCCATCACCGCCGTGGTTCTGGCATTGCTGGCAAGCGGGGTTGTTTTCCTTGGGCTGGGGACGCGGCTTGACGCGCCGGATTGGCTGCGTGACCGGGTGGAGCGGCGGATTGAGCGGCATCTGGGCGGGTTGAGCATTGAATTCGGCGCCATTCATCTGGTGGTGAACCGGGGCTGGCGGCCCCGCATCAGCCTGCGCGATGTGACCCTGCGTGATGAAACCGGCGCGCGGGTGGCGCGGCTGGCGGATGCGCAGGCCTCGCTGGCGATGCGGCCGCTGCTGCGCGGTCAGATCCGGCCTAAGACCATCATGTTGAGCGGGCTTTACGGAACCCTGCGGCGGGACAATAGTGGCGGTCTGGCACTGAGTTTGGCCGAGGGGGAGGCACCGCTACGGCAGGCGGCCACCCTGCCTGCGCTGATTGAGCAATGGGACCGCCAGCTGGAGTTACCGGTGCTGTCAGCGCTGGTCGAGGTTGAGACCGACGCGCTGACCCTGCGCTATGAGGATGCGCGTCTGGGGCGGGTCTGGACGCTGGATGGCGGCAGCATTCGCATGAACCGCAGCGGTCAGGACATCGAACTGGCCGCCGGGTTCTCGCTACTGAGCGGGCGCGACTACGTTGGGACTGTTGAGGCGAATTACAGCTCCGCGATCGGCGACAAGGCGGCGGAATTTGGCGTGCTTGTCAATTCGGTGGCGAGCAAGGATATCGCTGCCCAAAGCGCAGCACTCGGCTGGCTGGATGTTCTGGACGCGCCGATTTCGGGGTCTCTGCGCGGCGCGATCAGCAGCGAGGGGGCCTTGCTGCCGGTCTCTGCCAGCTTGCAGATTGGTGAAGGGGTGATCCAGCCCACCGCCGCCACCCGCCCGGTGCCGATCACCGGCGCGCAGAGCTATTTCACCTATCTGCCGGACCGGCAGGAACTGCGCTTCAACGAGCTGTCGGTGAACAGCGGCTGGGGCTCCGGCACGATGGAAGGGCGGGCGCGTCTGATCGGGGTGGAAAACGGCCAGCTGACTGATCTGGTCGGACAATTGCGGTTTCAGGGACTGAGCCTCAACCCGGCGAAACTCTATGATACGCCACTGGATCTGGCCGGGGTGACGGCGGATTTCAAGCTGGAGATGGCGCCGTTCCGGCTGCGTCTGGGCGAGATGCTGGTGCGCGACGGTGAGACGCGGATCTTGCTGGATGGCGAGATTTCGGCGGGGCAGACGGGTTGGGATTACGCGCTGAACGGACGCGCCAACCGGATGACTGCCGAGCGGCTGAAAGAGGTCTGGCCTGCCGCAGCGCCGCCAAAGCCGCGCGAATGGGTGCGCGACAACCTGTTGGGTGGTTATGCGCGGGATGTGAATTTTGCCATGCGCGGCAGTGGCACGGCGAAACCCTTCGTCTATCTCGATCTGGCCTTTGAAGATGCGGCGGTGAAATTCCAGAAATCGCTGCCCCCTCTGCGGGAGGCCGCCGGGCAGTTCAGCCTTTACGGCAACCGGTTGGTGGTGATGGCGACAAAGGGCTGGGTGACGGCGGATCAGGGCGGGCGCGTGGATGCGGCGGGTACGTCGTTCATTATTCCTGACACTTCGGTGAAGGACGGCGCGCCGGGGATCGCCCGGATTGAGGCCTCGGGCCCGGTGACGGCGGCGCTCTCGCTGCTCAACCGTCCGCCGCTTTCGGTGATGGACAAGGCGGGGTTGCCGGTGGATCTGGCCTCCGGACAGGTGGCGCTGAGCGGGACGCTGTCCCTGCCGCTGCGCAAAGGGGTGACACCGGAGGAGATCACCTATCACTACAGGGGGCGTATACGCGATGCGGCCAGTGCTGTGCTGGTGCCGGGAGAGAGCCTCTCGGCTGAGGTGCTGGGGCTGAGCGGGGATCAGGGCCACGTGCAGATTGAGGGGGACGGAGCGCTTTCGGGGGTGCCGGGCAGCCTCGTCTGGCGGCAGGCGGTCGGTCCGGCAGTGGAGCGGGCGAGTGCAGCGGCGGGTCAGGCGCCACCTGTGCGGGTCAAAGGCACGATTGAGCTGTCGCAGGACACGGTTGATAGGTTTGATATCGGGCTGCCTGCGGGATCGGTATTCGGTCGCGGTGTGGGCCGGTATGAGGTGGTGATCGACAAGGGCGTGGCGCCGAAGCTGACGCTGGAGAGCGATCTGAGCGGGCTGGGCCTGCGGATCCCGGCGCTGAGCTGGCGGTTGAGCGAAGCCACCACCGGCCAGCTGCGGATGCGCGCCACTCTGGGAGAGACGCCACGGGTGGAGGCGCTGTCGCTTGAGGGGGCGGGGTTGCAGGCCTCGGGCAATGTGACATTGGCGCCGGGGGGCGGTCTCAGCCGGGCGTTGTTTGATCGGGTGGAATTGCGAAACTGGTTCCGGGGGGCGGTTGAGCTGGTCGGGCGCGGTACGCGGGCGCCGGGCATTAATATCCGTAGCGGTGTGCTGGATCTGCGACAGATGCCCGATGGATCGGGCGGCAGTGGCAGCAGCGGTGGCTCCTCAGGCGGGTCAGGACCCATCAACCTGCAACTGGACCGGATGCAGGTCACGGACAGCATCGCGCTGACAGGCTTTCGCGGGCGGTTTTCCACCACCGGCGGGTTGAATGGCAATTTTACCGCGGCGCTGAACGGGCAAACCGGGGTCAATGGCGTTGTGGTGCCGAAGGATGGCGGTTTTGCCACCCGGATCCAGTCGCAGGATGCCGGCGGCGTGTTCCGCGCGGCGGGGGTGTTGCGCCATGGATCGGGCGGAACGTTTGATATGTCGCTGGTGCCCGCCCCCGGCGCGCCCGGTGAATATGACGGCCAGATTGAGGTGAAGAACACCCGCATTAAGGACGCGCCATCCATGGCGGCGCTGCTGAACGCGGTGAGCGTGGTCGGGCTGATTGATGCGCTGGCGGGGCAGGGCATTCTGTTCACGACGGTAGAGGCCAAGTTCCGGCTGGGGGCGACCCATCTGATCGTCCATGAAAGCAGCGCGGTGGGGCCGTCGATTGGTCTGTCGATGGATGGCAATTATGATCTGGAGCGCAGTGTTCTGAATATGCGGGGCGTGATCTCTCCGATCTATCTGCTCAATGCGGTTGGCCGGGTCTTTACCCGCAAGGGGGAGGGGCTGATTGGCTTTGCCTTCACTTTGAAGGGGGCGGCGGATGATCCGCGTGTTCAGGTGAACCCGCTGTCGGGGCTGGCGCCGGGGATTTTCCGCGAATTGTTTCGGGGTCCGGCGCCAAGCCTGCCGGGGGAGGAGCCACCCAGCACCGTGGTGCCACGGGCCGAGCGGGAACGGCCGCCCTATTCCGTCTCACCCGGCGAAGATCGCTAG
- the lpdA gene encoding dihydrolipoyl dehydrogenase: MAAETYDVIVIGAGPGGYVAAIRAAQLGLKTCIVEREHMGGICLNWGCIPTKALLRSSEVFHLMERAKDFGLKADNIGYDLDAVVKRSRGVAKQLSSGIGHLMKKNKIAVVMGEATLPTKGRVSVKTEKGTQELAAKNIVLATGARARELPGLEADGDLVWTYKHALDPVRMPKKLLVIGSGAIGIEFASFYNTLGADTTVVEVMDRVLPVEDAEISAFAKKAFVKQGMKIMEKAMVKQLDRGKGKVTAHIEVGGKVEKQEFDTVISAVGIVGNVEGLGLEGLGVKVDRTHVVTDEYCRTGVDGLYAIGDIAGAPWLAHKASHEGVMVAELIAGKHAHAVKPESIAGCTYCHPQVASVGYTEAKAKELGYDIKVGRFPFIGNGKAIALGEAEGMVKTIFDAKTGELLGAHMVGAEVTEMIQGYVVGRQLETTEEDLMNTVFPHPTLSEMMHESVLDAFDRVIHM, encoded by the coding sequence ATGGCCGCAGAAACCTATGACGTGATCGTAATCGGCGCAGGGCCGGGGGGCTATGTGGCCGCCATCCGCGCCGCTCAGCTGGGGCTGAAGACCTGCATTGTCGAGCGCGAGCATATGGGTGGCATCTGTCTGAACTGGGGCTGCATCCCAACCAAGGCGCTGCTGCGGTCGTCGGAAGTGTTTCACCTGATGGAGCGGGCGAAGGATTTCGGGCTGAAAGCCGACAACATCGGCTATGATCTGGACGCGGTGGTCAAACGCTCACGCGGGGTCGCCAAACAGCTCAGCTCCGGCATCGGCCATCTGATGAAGAAGAACAAGATTGCCGTGGTCATGGGCGAGGCGACGCTCCCGACCAAGGGCAGGGTGTCTGTGAAAACCGAAAAGGGCACGCAGGAACTGGCGGCGAAGAACATCGTGTTGGCCACCGGCGCGCGAGCACGGGAGCTGCCGGGGCTGGAAGCGGACGGCGATCTGGTCTGGACCTACAAACACGCGCTGGATCCGGTACGGATGCCGAAAAAGCTGCTGGTCATCGGTTCCGGCGCCATCGGCATCGAATTTGCAAGTTTCTACAATACCTTGGGCGCCGATACGACTGTTGTCGAAGTCATGGACCGGGTGCTACCGGTGGAAGATGCGGAGATTTCCGCCTTTGCCAAGAAGGCCTTTGTCAAACAGGGCATGAAGATCATGGAGAAAGCCATGGTCAAACAGCTGGATCGTGGCAAGGGCAAGGTCACCGCCCATATTGAGGTCGGCGGCAAGGTCGAGAAACAGGAATTCGATACCGTGATTTCTGCTGTCGGTATCGTCGGCAATGTTGAGGGGCTGGGCCTGGAAGGTCTGGGCGTCAAGGTTGACCGTACCCATGTTGTGACAGATGAATACTGCCGCACCGGGGTCGATGGGCTTTATGCCATCGGCGATATCGCCGGCGCGCCCTGGCTTGCGCATAAGGCGTCGCACGAGGGCGTCATGGTGGCCGAGCTGATCGCGGGCAAACACGCGCACGCTGTAAAGCCCGAAAGCATTGCCGGTTGCACCTATTGCCATCCGCAGGTCGCCTCCGTCGGCTACACCGAGGCCAAGGCGAAGGAACTGGGGTACGATATCAAGGTTGGTCGCTTCCCCTTCATCGGCAACGGCAAGGCGATTGCACTGGGCGAGGCCGAGGGCATGGTGAAGACCATCTTTGACGCCAAAACAGGTGAGCTTTTGGGTGCGCATATGGTTGGTGCGGAAGTGACCGAGATGATTCAGGGTTATGTGGTGGGTCGCCAGCTGGAGACCACCGAAGAAGATCTGATGAACACTGTCTTCCCGCATCCGACGCTCAGCGAGATGATGCATGAGAGCGTGCTCGATGCCTTTGACCGGGTGATCCATATGTAA
- the queA gene encoding tRNA preQ1(34) S-adenosylmethionine ribosyltransferase-isomerase QueA, whose translation MKLSDFDFDLPDDRIATRPAVPRSSARLLVAEGDRIRDARVANLGQWLRSGDRLVLNDTKVIPARLSGLRHRDTAQGPMAAKVEVTLLDPGADGSWAALLKPLKKVKPGEEIIFSDALSATLERIEDGQGHLKFNLSGTDFDAALAEAGAMPLPPYIAAKRPADEQDKTDYQTVWARNSGAVAAPTASLHFDDALLAELQAKGVEISYVTLHVGAGTFLPVKVEDVTTHRMHAEWGRVSAEAATEIAATKAAGGRVIPVGTTALRLIESAAQSGAIQPWEGDTDIFIYPGFTFHVADALMTNFHLPKSTLLMLVSALMGQDRIRAIYDHALAEEYRFFSYGDASLLIPPTAEMSQT comes from the coding sequence ATGAAACTCAGTGATTTTGACTTCGATCTTCCCGATGACCGCATTGCCACCCGTCCGGCAGTGCCGCGCAGCTCCGCGCGGCTGCTGGTGGCGGAAGGCGACCGTATCAGGGATGCGCGCGTGGCCAACCTGGGCCAGTGGCTGCGGTCCGGCGACCGGCTGGTGCTGAATGACACCAAGGTGATTCCCGCGCGCCTCAGCGGGTTGCGTCACCGCGACACCGCACAGGGGCCGATGGCCGCCAAGGTGGAGGTCACGCTGCTCGATCCGGGCGCGGATGGCAGCTGGGCGGCGCTTTTGAAACCGCTGAAGAAGGTCAAGCCGGGCGAAGAGATCATTTTCTCCGACGCGCTTAGCGCGACATTGGAGCGGATTGAAGACGGGCAGGGCCATCTGAAATTCAATCTGAGTGGTACCGATTTTGATGCCGCTTTGGCGGAGGCCGGCGCAATGCCGCTGCCACCTTATATTGCCGCCAAACGACCAGCGGATGAGCAGGACAAAACCGACTATCAGACCGTCTGGGCGCGCAATTCCGGTGCGGTGGCGGCCCCCACGGCATCCTTGCATTTTGACGATGCGCTGTTGGCGGAGTTGCAGGCCAAGGGTGTCGAGATCAGCTATGTCACACTGCATGTGGGCGCGGGCACCTTCCTGCCGGTGAAGGTGGAGGATGTGACCACCCACCGGATGCATGCCGAATGGGGCCGCGTCAGCGCCGAGGCGGCGACGGAGATTGCCGCGACCAAGGCGGCAGGCGGGCGGGTGATCCCGGTTGGCACCACGGCATTGCGTCTGATCGAAAGTGCGGCACAATCGGGTGCGATCCAGCCCTGGGAAGGGGATACTGATATCTTTATCTATCCCGGTTTCACCTTCCATGTGGCGGATGCGCTGATGACCAATTTCCACCTGCCGAAATCGACGCTGCTGATGCTGGTGTCGGCGCTGATGGGGCAGGACCGGATTCGGGCGATCTATGATCATGCGCTGGCCGAGGAATACCGGTTCTTTTCCTACGGCGATGCGTCGCTTTTGATCCCGCCTACGGCGGAGATGTCGCAGACCTGA
- a CDS encoding DUF924 family protein, protein MTGPEEILDFWLVSTGEKGWYMQDDALDQEIRRRFETTWEAACEGKCDHWRSGPKGVLAYIILTDQFPRNMFRGEAQAFATDTLALAAAKCAISKSWDMKIDEPQRQFFYLPLMHSENLCDQERCVRLMLERMPKNGASNLLHARAHREVIRQFGRFPYRNEALSRSSTAPEMDYVMAGGYGSTMRSLQAAG, encoded by the coding sequence ATGACAGGTCCTGAGGAGATCCTAGACTTCTGGCTCGTGAGCACGGGTGAGAAGGGCTGGTATATGCAGGATGACGCACTGGATCAGGAGATCCGGCGCCGGTTCGAGACGACGTGGGAGGCCGCCTGTGAGGGCAAATGCGACCACTGGCGCAGCGGGCCGAAGGGGGTTCTGGCCTATATCATCCTGACCGACCAGTTCCCGCGTAATATGTTCCGGGGCGAGGCGCAGGCCTTTGCCACGGATACGCTGGCGCTGGCGGCGGCGAAATGTGCGATCAGCAAGTCCTGGGACATGAAGATTGATGAGCCGCAGCGGCAGTTTTTCTACCTGCCGCTGATGCACTCGGAGAACCTGTGCGATCAGGAGCGCTGTGTGCGGCTGATGCTGGAGCGGATGCCCAAGAACGGCGCGTCCAACCTGCTGCATGCGCGGGCCCACCGCGAGGTGATCCGTCAGTTTGGTCGCTTCCCCTATCGCAATGAGGCGCTGTCGCGCAGCAGCACGGCGCCGGAAATGGATTATGTGATGGCTGGCGGTTATGGCAGCACCATGCGCAGTCTTCAGGCCGCAGGCTGA
- a CDS encoding ferritin-like domain-containing protein, with amino-acid sequence MTSDASQTNADSPDRPLSLAQMAQQVLTTADGREKTTLSRRHAAHWFAYRAGDAAKIEVGTASPPLHPARPDKPELLNPRDVPRRRPGSEAGRKALLHAVAHIELNAVDLHWDIIARFSHVPMPLGFFDDWVKAADEESKHFNLMCDCLEALSSYYGELPAHIGMWRAAEDTAEDLMGRLAVVPMVLEARGLDVTPGMIEVFRKAKLTQAVDALEVIYAEEVSHVAYGSKWFHFLCGRDNLDPKEVFHDLVGRYFHGHLKPPFNEEKRAEAGIPPDFYWPLADEIPVKPPALR; translated from the coding sequence ATGACCAGCGACGCATCACAGACCAACGCAGACAGCCCTGACCGCCCGCTCAGCCTTGCGCAGATGGCGCAGCAGGTGCTGACCACCGCCGATGGCCGCGAGAAAACCACCCTGTCGCGCCGCCATGCCGCGCACTGGTTTGCCTATCGCGCCGGTGATGCGGCAAAGATTGAGGTCGGCACCGCCAGCCCGCCACTGCACCCCGCGCGTCCCGATAAGCCCGAACTTCTGAACCCGCGCGATGTGCCCCGTCGTCGCCCCGGGTCCGAGGCCGGGCGCAAGGCGCTTCTGCACGCCGTGGCGCATATCGAACTGAACGCGGTTGATCTGCACTGGGACATCATCGCGCGGTTCTCCCATGTGCCGATGCCGCTCGGCTTCTTTGACGACTGGGTTAAGGCGGCGGATGAAGAATCCAAACATTTCAACCTGATGTGCGACTGTCTTGAAGCCCTGAGCAGCTACTACGGAGAGCTGCCGGCCCATATCGGCATGTGGCGCGCCGCCGAAGACACCGCCGAGGATCTGATGGGCCGCCTCGCCGTCGTGCCGATGGTGCTGGAAGCGCGCGGTCTGGACGTCACCCCCGGCATGATCGAGGTTTTCCGCAAGGCAAAGCTCACTCAGGCGGTTGACGCGCTGGAGGTGATCTATGCCGAAGAGGTCAGCCATGTGGCCTATGGATCAAAATGGTTCCACTTCCTTTGTGGGCGCGACAATCTGGACCCGAAGGAGGTCTTTCATGATCTCGTCGGCAGATATTTCCATGGCCATCTGAAGCCGCCCTTCAACGAGGAAAAACGCGCCGAGGCCGGGATACCGCCGGATTTCTACTGGCCGCTCGCTGACGAAATCCCGGTCAAACCCCCGGCCCTGCGCTAG
- a CDS encoding MFS transporter — MWQVLSSAWALLLGMGMLMIGNGLQGTLLGVRGDIEGFSTLQMSFVMSAYFVGFLGGSRLAPEMIRRVGHVRVFAALASFISAVMILYPAVTNPVAWMLLRVVIGFCFSGVYVTAESWLNNASDNANRGKALSLYMIVQMIGIVSAQALLLVGDPSGYETFVIASVVVSVSFAPILLSISPTPAFDRTKPMSLRQLMDASPLGCVGMFLLGGVFSAQFGMSAVYAASAGLSLTQISIFVATFYVGAVVMQYPLGWMSDRMDRRILILFGAAVAGAAAIGAMILGTDFNFLLIAAFLIGGMTNPLYSLLIAHTNDYLDYDDMPAASGGLVFINGLGAVAGPLITGWMMGDSVFGAPGFFLFMAVLLLLLAVYAGYRTTQRPAIPTDETGIMSPMAPTGSPVVVEFAQEYAIETDIEEQEAAAETS; from the coding sequence ATGTGGCAGGTGCTGTCGAGCGCATGGGCGCTGCTGTTGGGCATGGGAATGCTGATGATCGGCAACGGTCTGCAGGGCACTCTCTTGGGTGTGCGAGGGGATATCGAAGGGTTCTCTACGTTACAGATGTCCTTTGTTATGTCGGCCTATTTTGTGGGCTTTCTGGGCGGGTCCCGACTGGCGCCGGAGATGATCCGGCGGGTTGGTCATGTGCGGGTCTTTGCGGCGCTGGCCTCGTTCATCTCGGCTGTGATGATTCTATACCCGGCTGTCACCAACCCGGTGGCCTGGATGTTGTTGCGCGTGGTGATCGGTTTTTGCTTCTCCGGCGTGTATGTGACCGCAGAAAGCTGGCTCAACAACGCCTCCGACAATGCCAACCGGGGCAAGGCGCTGTCGCTGTATATGATCGTGCAGATGATCGGTATCGTCAGCGCTCAGGCGTTGCTGCTGGTGGGGGATCCGTCGGGCTATGAGACCTTCGTGATTGCCTCGGTGGTGGTTTCGGTGTCCTTCGCGCCCATTTTGCTGTCGATTTCGCCGACGCCTGCCTTTGACCGGACCAAACCGATGTCACTGCGCCAGCTGATGGATGCCTCGCCCTTGGGCTGTGTTGGCATGTTCCTGCTGGGTGGTGTGTTCTCTGCCCAGTTCGGCATGAGTGCGGTTTATGCGGCCTCTGCGGGGCTGAGCCTCACCCAGATCTCGATCTTTGTTGCGACCTTCTACGTGGGGGCCGTGGTGATGCAATATCCGCTGGGCTGGATGTCGGACCGGATGGACCGCCGGATTCTGATCCTGTTTGGCGCGGCTGTAGCGGGCGCTGCGGCGATTGGTGCGATGATCCTTGGGACCGATTTCAATTTCCTGCTGATTGCGGCCTTCCTGATTGGCGGCATGACCAACCCGCTTTACTCATTGCTGATCGCCCATACCAATGACTACCTCGACTATGATGATATGCCGGCGGCCTCTGGCGGGCTGGTGTTCATCAACGGGCTGGGGGCTGTGGCCGGACCGCTGATCACGGGCTGGATGATGGGTGACAGCGTGTTTGGCGCGCCGGGGTTCTTTTTGTTCATGGCGGTGCTGCTGCTGCTGCTGGCGGTCTATGCGGGCTATCGCACGACTCAGCGCCCGGCCATTCCGACGGATGAGACCGGGATCATGTCACCCATGGCCCCAACCGGGTCACCTGTTGTGGTTGAGTTTGCCCAGGAATACGCAATCGAAACGGACATTGAAGAGCAGGAAGCCGCCGCCGAAACGAGCTGA
- a CDS encoding peroxiredoxin, with translation MLAPSDPAPSFNLPRDGGGTVTLEELRGKAVVLFFYPRDDTPGCTKESIGFSEHLQAFADAGAVVYGISKDPVAKHDKFVAKHSLTTPLLSDAEGTTCEDYGVWKEKNMYGKKHWGIERSTFLIDAEGNIAQIWRKVKVDGHVAEVLEAAKAL, from the coding sequence ATGCTCGCCCCCTCAGACCCCGCGCCCTCCTTTAACCTGCCCCGCGATGGCGGTGGCACCGTGACGTTGGAGGAGCTGCGCGGCAAGGCCGTCGTGCTGTTCTTTTACCCCCGCGATGATACCCCGGGCTGCACCAAGGAATCCATCGGATTTTCCGAGCATCTGCAGGCCTTTGCCGATGCCGGGGCGGTGGTCTATGGCATCTCCAAGGATCCGGTCGCAAAACACGACAAATTTGTCGCCAAACACAGCCTGACCACGCCGCTCCTCTCTGATGCCGAAGGCACCACCTGCGAGGATTATGGCGTCTGGAAGGAAAAGAACATGTACGGCAAGAAACACTGGGGGATCGAACGCTCGACCTTCCTCATCGACGCCGAGGGCAACATTGCCCAGATCTGGCGCAAGGTGAAGGTCGACGGCCATGTCGCCGAAGTGCTGGAGGCCGCCAAAGCGCTCTGA